The Choloepus didactylus isolate mChoDid1 chromosome 13, mChoDid1.pri, whole genome shotgun sequence genome contains a region encoding:
- the LOC119507637 gene encoding ankyrin repeat domain-containing protein 26-like: protein MVCKDSVSLLKIQDAILSYETVIELKKNRCELLTEKIKTTKNKVSGLQKELSETKEMKSQLEHQKVEWELELRSLRFTLKQEQEKRRNADMLYDKIREQLRRKEEQYNEEVEMKQQLELTLQTLGIELRTVRNNLNQVVEERNDTQRQLFLERSARILQEGIQKAKEMAQKKVSDSHEKGEDLLHKNHMLQDEIAKLRLEIDTMKIHNQEKEKKYSEDMKIVKEKNDDLQKTLKLNEETLTKTIFQYNEQIDVLTSQNAMLNSKLESEKQSKERLETEVESYRSRLAAAINDHDQSEISKS from the coding sequence ATGGTTTGTAAAGATTCTGTTAGCCTATTGAAAATCCAGGATGCAATTCTTTCATATGAAACAGTaatagaacttaaaaaaaatcgtTGTGAACTActtacagaaaaaattaaaacaacaaaaaataaagttagtGGTCTACAAAAGGAGCTATCAGAaaccaaagaaatgaaatcacaGTTAGAGCATCAAAAAGTGGAATGGGAACTAGAACTTCGCAGTTTGAGATTTACCTTAAAACAGgaacaagagaaaagaagaaatgctgATATGTTGTATGACAAAATTAGAGAacaattaagaagaaaagaagagcagTATAATGAAGAAGTTGAAATGAAACAACAACTTGAACTCACTCTTCAAACACTAGGTATAGAGTTGAGGACtgtaagaaataatttaaatcagGTTGTAGAAGAGCGAAATGATACCCAGAGGCAACTTTTTCTAGAACGGAGTGCCAGAATATTACAAGAAGGAATTCAAAAGGCCAAAGAAATGGCTCAAAAGAAAGTTTCTGATAGTcatgagaaaggagaagatcTTTTGCATAAAAATCATATGTTGCAGGATGAAATTGCCAAGCTAAGATTGGAAATAGACACAATGAAAATTCAcaaccaggaaaaagaaaagaaatattccgAGGACatgaaaattgtaaaagaaaaaaatgatgacctTCAAAAGACATTAAAACTGAATGAGGAAACATTAACAAAAACAATATTTCAGTATAATGAACAGATTGATGTTCTGACATCACAAAATGCAATGCTAAACTCTAAATTAGAGAgtgaaaaacaaagcaaggaaaGACTGGAAACAGAAGTTGAATCATACCGTTCTAGACTGGCTGCTGCAATAAATGACCATGATCAAAGTGAGATATCAAAAAGCTGA